Proteins found in one Gopherus flavomarginatus isolate rGopFla2 chromosome 18, rGopFla2.mat.asm, whole genome shotgun sequence genomic segment:
- the PRX gene encoding periaxin isoform X2, whose translation METQTRMMEEAAKTSELVEIILETEARTGASGISVAGGGKEGLFVSHVLRESPAAKALSLKEGDQLLSARVYFENVRYEDALRILKCAEPYKVSFCLKRTVPRSDVPRSPAAGGLEVKGPQAKLAKLSIKSLAPTRKQKGKGLAKAPEEEVALTGSVEPSAGKLDVAPVDVEFSLPKFAKLRKAKSATEAGAAGPSPDISVELSSSHIKGRRLKFPRLKVKEAAGAQVLAVTGTLEAARPKGSVEGEASVQGKAPQFAAPCPKVKKPKEDAGLVEVELKDQVKFKAPQVELDIPIPDLKAPKVAADVETPEISGREEALQLKLPKFGVSAGPPEWEMEVEGLEGNLKVPKVGIFLPMADREAEGPEEEPRAGIKLPSVEIAAPKVEVDLSLPKVEGALEVPDVSAKGESLKIEMPKFGISAGEMEGTLKTPAIPAPKLGTSLPSDKGDAEGAAGRYKAGMKLPSLNIGVRQVDVEIPLPKGKADTEWEVELPDVTVKIPKISLPPHGGKAKEEEVERELRVPQVEVKVGKAEGESPELKAKGPKIKMPSFGISLREHKPDADTKAKEPAAEGKVKFPVVKMPSIDISVPKAADVQLPKTKMEPAGLAGEGRVKAPDGDGAEGPEFKFKMPQVSLPKFDLSGMAGKAESKAHVPSLKAPQLEADTGDLEIVAGKISVPALDISVWGIKPVDVELPEASLRKPKLEIAVEKPKIEVRLPSGKADGRRLESEVETAQARLSFPSVKMPSLDIDMPKVGVDLDLPKAEPGFEGELRAVAGLKERDLQLQKPQEPLPNFGAVCKDFEVEIDVPVPKAKADRPTPRAEVELQGAAFEGPDLSGMVAKIPKVDISFGKEKLEGEELDRAGLEGKGKADTKFPKVGLELKSPEVKPGSLEATVKLPSVEISTPKLPDVAIEAPLGGTAAVDISGKLPETDTKLKSPKFSFPKFGISGPKVKKGGLEAVALQAEMEAETLEASTKGPKLKMPKFGLSFSRSKQGADLDGPRLSAEGEGKAPKAKVEISGPHVDMDSPEAKMKLPSVKLPTVDISSPRVDVDIDLPKGKGDVSDQGVTQARETSPNISMEVQDIKLKMPKFSLPKFGGQDREKQLELEQETLKGEVKGSVEALSGELDGKSKGKEAKMKMPRFKMPSFGIARKDVEVSGPSVTAPEIDVKGKKGKAAAKEPDMAAGSPEEKLKGPFMKMPKLTISSPKADLKVEADMRGSKDESYIQGPDIEIKMPQVELPKFGAKEERANMEMSERPESPGTKLKVGMVKMPSLDISVPDQVPSLQISVPGVRAEGEPLVGKPVMDVSEADIKGYEGNLKIPKAPSIDISAPKLDLDISLPKASVEMLGQHEAGLKIEGDATFKKADTKIKMPKVELPKYGLEGFLGKDLDRELSGAKAEMHLLKGQKLKGPSIKDQKITLEMEGGKYAADATEASLLGSKIRVPKLDISLPKARLSDVEVPLTEGEITIEGLEEAEGKVKLPSVGLPKFSTPKVKAPEVGFDVGLSRDQDFALDTSGLHGKVPKVEVSGPKIKLPKFGGASSDDQWEADIDSSKTPKVELKPPKFRGSLETPGTEVGVKEAKLKMPSVPIGFTVGKGEGESPPRRKDSETDGYDSKFKLKMPSFGISKVGTEAKGDESRMDTQPLCPTAEGTDVFKIPQLAIPDVGFSAGPGEAPALEGGKAEMGGDARVSVEKLAGAEDLEQDVGGLEVRLKMPKIKMSPFGISGSKGDEGTMTASLHSHKGSDSEQRGGKKSLLKMPDLELSAPSIKAHAEYEVEGAQLHHSGSTELPRTGATGIQGEDRSVKAPGGKGDTSEAKAGKKYKMKLPKFGITLPKATQEGGEGHLSRGESKAQEAESKVKMAKVKKTVFVLVKPKGKGAEATSGLLEGDGEATAGSLERDGDGKAKVPKIKLKPSFGLSLSKPKVGVEVNGELEPSAKEEGELEKGSKLKLPKLGFSKTEVTDLGTSGKGSASQLNGEEGELSLQNGPQDSKAKLGKIKLPQVEFSSPYKAAEMDPEMNLKLVRTEEAKDEAHISTFMALKAAKFKSPKITFSGFKKKEGEHAGNVVSSAARTEMALLEKGERDQDAKPETSKVSLGFTSKSKGEYNVERGELDGREKSPKFKFPKLAFSPKTRGVLEVTSEQQERGGSSQGEGEKGPGALEGFKIRTPKLGFSTQLEEQIPEEGGGQVKPIKGEVMVGKSSPI comes from the exons atgGAGACCCAGACCAGGATGATGGAG GAGGCAGCGAAGACATCGGAGCTGGTGGAGATCATCCTGGAGACAGAGGCCAGGACCGGGGCCAGTGGGATCAGCGTGGccggtgggggaaaggaggggctcTTTGTCTCCCACGTGCTGAGGGAGTCCCCCGCGGCCAAGGCCCTGAGCCTGAAAGAAG GTGACCAGCTCCTGAGCGCCAGGGTTTACTTTGAGAATGTCCGATACGAAGACGCCCTCAGGATCCTGAAGTGCGCGGAGCCGTACAAGGTCTCCTTCTGCCTGAAACGCACCGTTCCCCGGTCGGACGTCCCCAGGAGCCCCGCAGCTGGCGGCCTGGAAGTGAAGGGACCCCAGGCGAAGCTGGCCAAGCTG agCATAAAGAGCCTGGCGCCCACAAGAAAGCAGAAGGGGAAGGGCCTGGCAAAGGCCCCGGAGGAGGAGGTGGCCCTGACAGGCAGCGTGGAGCCGTCGGCAGGGaagctggatgtggcccctgTGGACGTGGAATTCTCCTTGCCCAAGTTCGCCAAGCTAAGGAAGGCAAAGAGTGCGACTGAGGCGGGAGCAGCCGGGCCCAGCCCAGACATCTCTGTCGAGCTCTCCTCTTCGCACATCAAGGGGAGGAGGCTCAAATTTCCAAGGCTGAAGGTGAAGGAGGCGGCAGGCGCGCAGGTGCTGGCTGTGACGGGGACGCTGGAAGCAGCCCGGCCCAAGGGGAGCGTGGAAGGGGAGGCAAGTGTCCAGGGGAAGGCCCCCCAGTTCGCAGCCCCATGCCCCAAGGTGAAAAAGCCCAAGGAGGATGCTGGGCTTGTGGAGGTCGAACTCAAGGACCAAGTCAAGTTCAAGGCCCCCCAGGTTGAACTGGACATTCCCATCCCTGACCTCAAAGCCCCCAAAGTAGCGGCTGACGTGGAGACTCCAGAGATCTCGGGCAGAGAGGAAGCTTTGCAGCTCAAGCTGCCGAAGTTCGGGGTGTCCGCCGGGCCTCCGGAGTGGGAAATGGAGgtagaggggctggaggggaaccTGAAGGTGCCCAAAGTTGGGATTTTCCTGCCAATGGCAGACCGGGAAGCAGAAGGGCCAGAggaagagcccagagctggaatcAAACTCCCCTCGGTGGAAATAGCAGCCCCCAAAGTAGAGGTGGACTTGAGCCTTCCCAAAGTGGAAGGAGCCCTGGAAGTACCAGACGTGAGCGCCAAAGGGGAGAGCTTGAAAATCGAAATGCCCAAGTTTGGCATCTCTGCAGGGGAAATGGAAGGCACCCTGAAAACACCCGCCATCCCAGCCCCCAAGCTCGGCACTTCTCTGCCCAGCGACAAAGGGGACGCCGAGGGGGCAGCTGGGAGGTACAAAGCCGGCATGAAGCTCCCCTCCCTTAACATAGGAGTGCGGCAGGTGGATGTTGAGATCCCCCTTCCCAAGGGCAAGGCAGACACAGAATGGGAAGTGGAGCTCCCTGACGTGACTGTGAAGATCCCCAAGATCAGCCTGCCCCCGCATGGGGGCAAAGCCAAAGAAGAGGAGGtggagagggagctcagggtgccCCAGGTGGAAGTGAAAGTCGGGAAGGCAGAGGGGGAGAGCCCTGAGTTGAAGGCAAAAGGTCCCAAGATTAAGATGCCAAGCTTTGGGATCTCCCTGCGGGAACACAAGCCCGATGCAGACACCAAAGCGAAAGAGCCTGCTGCCGAAGGGAAGGTGAAATTCCCTGTAGTGAAGATGCCGTCCATCGACATCTCTGTCCCCAAAGCTGCCGACGTGCAACTGCCCAAAACGAAAATGGAACCAGCTGGGCTAGCCGGTGAGGGGAGGGTGAAAGCCCCTGATGGGGATGGTGCTGAGGGTCCCGAGTTCAAATTCAAAATGCCACAGGTGTCGCTTCCGAAATTCGACCTCTCTGGCATGGCCGGGAAAGCTGAGAGCAAGGCCCACGTGCCTTCACTCAAAGCCCCGCAGCTGGAGGCCGACACCGGAGACCTGGAGATTGTGGCTGGGAAGATAAGTGTGCCCGCACTGGATATCTCTGTGTGGGGGATTAAGCCGGTCGATGTGGAGCTGCCGGAGGCCTCTTTGCGAAAGCCCAAGCTTGAGATAGCTGTCGAAAAGCCGAAGATTGAGGTGAGGCTGCCTTCAGGAAAAGCTGATGGGAGGAGGCTGGAGTCTGAGGTGGAAACGGCCCAAGCCAGGCTGAGTTTCCCATCGGTGAAGATGCCATCGCTGGACATCGACATGCCCAAGGTAGGCGTTGATCTGGATCTGCCGAAGGCAGAGCCTGGCTTCGAGGGAGAGCTCAGGGCAGTGGCAGGCCTGAAGGAACGCGACCTCCAGCTGCAAAAGCCCCAGGAGCCTCTCCCGAATTTCGGGGCTGTCTGCAAGGACTTCGAGGTGGAGATTGATGTGCCAGTTCCCAAGGCCAAGGCTGACCGCCCCACACCACGAGCAGAGGTTGAGCTCCAGGGTGCAGCCTTTGAAGGCCCGGATCTAAGTGGGATGGTGGCGAAGATCCCCAAGGTGGATATTTCATTTGGGAAAGAGAAGCTGGAGGGTGAGGAACTGGACAGAGCGGGGCTGGAAGGGAAGGGCAAAGCGGATACGAAGTTCCCAAAGGTTGGCCTAGAACTCAAAAGCCCCGAAGTGAAGCCTGGGAGCCTGGAGGCCACAGTGAAGCTGCCCTCCGTTGAAATTTCAACGCCTAAGCTCCCCGATGTGGCCATCGAGGCCCCGCTGGGGGGCACAGCCGccgttgacatcagtggaaaacTGCCGGAGACCGATACCAAGCTGAAATCGCCCAAATTCTCTTTCCCCAAATTTGGCATCTCTGGCCCAAAGGTTAAGAAAGGAGGCCTGGAGGCTGTGGCACTGCAAGCTGAGATGGAGGCAGAAACCCTGGAAGCAAGTACCAAAGGGCCTAAGCTGAAGATGCCAAAATTTGGGCTCTCATTCTCCAGGTCGAAACAGGGGGCCGACTTGGATGGGCCCAGGCTCTCtgcggagggagaggggaaggctcCCAAGGCGAAGGTGGAGATCTCAGGGCCTCACGTTGATATGGACTCCCCCGAAGCCAAAATGAAGCTGCCTTCAGTGAAACTGCCCACAGTTGacatctccagccccagagtggATGTGGacattgacttgcccaagggaaAGGGGGACGTCTCAGACCAAGGGGTCACACAGGCTAGGGAAACATCGCCTAACATCAGCATGGAGGTCCAAGACATTAAGCTGAAGATGCCAAAATTTTCACTGCCAAAATTTGGGGGCCAGGACAGGGAGAAGCAGCTGGAACTAGAGCAAGAGACGCTCAAGGGAGAAGTGAAAGGGAGCGTCGAGGCCTTGTCCGGAGAGCTAGACGGGAAATCAAAGGGCAAGGAGGCCAAGATGAAGATGCCCAGGTTCAAAATGCCATCATTTGGCATTGCCAGGAAGGATGTAGAAGTGTCTGGGCCCAGTGTGACAGCTCCTGAGATTGATGTGAAAGGCAAGAAAGGGAAAGCagctgccaaagagcccgacatggctgctgggagcccagaggaGAAGCTAAAAGGCCCCTTCATGAAGATGCCAAAACTGACGATCTCTTCTCCCAAGGCTGACCTAAAAGTAGAAGCCGACATGAGAGGCTCCAAAGATGAAAGTTACATCCAAGGCCCCGACATAGAAATTAAAATGCCCCAGGTTGAGCTGCCAAAGTTTGGAGCCAAAGAGGAGAGAGCCAACATGGAGATGTCTGAGAGACCGGAAAGCCCTGGCACCAAGTTAAAAGTGGGCATGGTTAAGATGCCATCACTAGACATCTCCGTACCTGACCAAGTTCCTTCATTGCAGATCTCTGTTCCCGGTGTAAGAGCGGAAGGCGAGCCATTGGTGGGAAAGCCGGTCATGGACGTCTCTGAGGCTGATATCAAGGGGTATGAAGGAAACTTGAAAATCCCCAAGGCGCCTTCCATTGACATCTCTGCACCAAAGCTAGACTTGGATATCAGCTTGCCGAAAGCCAGTGTGGAGATGCTGGGCCAGCATGAGGCTGGGCTGAAAATAGAGGGGGATGCCACCTTTAAGAAAGCAGACACCAAAATTAAGATGCCCAAGGTGGAACTGCCCAAATATGGGCTGGAGGGTTTCTTGGGGAAAGACTTGGATAGAGAGTTGAGTGGTGCCAAGGCAGAGATGCACCTCCTCAAAGGACAAAAGCTGAAAGGGCCTTCCATAAAGGACCAGAAAATAACCCTGGAgatggaagggggcaaatatgcAGCTGATGCTACCGAAGCCTCCCTGCTGGGTTCTAAGATCCGGGTGCCCAAACTGGATATTTCCTTGCCCAAAGCCAGGCTGTCAGACGTAGAGGTACCTCTGACCGAGGGGGAGATCACCATCGAGGGACTGGAGGAAGCCGAGGGGAAAGTTAAGCTGCCGTCAGTTGGGCTACCTAAATTTTCTACCCCGAAGGTGAAAGCTCCAGAGGTGGGATTTGATGTTGGCTTAAGCAGAGATCAAGACTTTGCTCTGGACACGTCTGGGCTGCATGGGAAGGTGCCCAAAGTCGAAGTGAGTGGCCCAAAGATTAAGCTGCCTAAATTCGGGGGAGCTAGTTCTGATGACCAATGGGAGGCAGATATAGACTCATCCAAGACCCCCAAGGTGGAGCTTAAACCCCCTAAATTCCGGGGGAGCCTCGAGACCCCAGGCACCGAAGTGGGGGTGAAAGAGGCCAAACTCAAAATGCCATCGGTTCCCATCGGGTTCACTGTGggcaagggagagggggagagtccCCCCAGGAGAAAGGACTCTGAGACAGACGGTTACGACAGCAAGTTCAAACTGAAGATGCCCTCGTTCGGGATTTCCAAAGTTGGCACAGAGGCCAAGGGGGACGAGTCCAGGATGGacacccagcccctctgccccacagcagAGGGAACGGACGTCTTTAAAATACCTCAGCTGGCCATTCCAGATGTGGGGTTCTCAGCGGGGCCAGGGGAAGCTCCAGCTTTGGAGGGGGGGAAAGCCGAGATGGGTGGAGACGCCAGGGTCAGTGTTGAGAAACTGGCAGGTGCTGAAGATCTGGAGCAAGACGTGGGAGGGTTAGAGGTCAGGCTCAAGATGCCCAAAATCAAGATGTCACCATTCGGGATTTCAGGATCCAAAGGGGACGAGGGGACTATGACGGCATCTCTCCACAGCCACAAGGGTTCAGACAGTGAACAGAGGGGGGGGAAGAAATCCCTGCTCAAAATGCCAGACCTGGAGCTCTCTGCCCCAAGTATCAAGGCGCATGCAGAATATGAAGTTGAGGGGGCTCAGCTTCACCACAGTGGCTCCACAGAGCTGCCGAGAACTGGTGCCACTGGCATCCAAGGTGAGGATCGTAGTGTCAAAGCTccgggagggaagggggacacttCTGAAGCCAAGGCAGGGAAGAAGTATAAAatgaaactgcccaagtttgggATCACCCTGCCCAAAGCCACCCAGGAAGGAGGAGAAGGGCACCTTTCTAGGGGGGAAAGCAAGGCCCAGGAGGCTGAAAGCAAGGTGAAAATGGCCAAGGTGAAGAAGACGGTCTTTGTGCTGGTGAAGCccaaggggaagggggcagaagcaACCTCTGGGCTCTTGGAAGGAGATGGCGAAGCTACTGCTGGCTCCTTGGAAAGGGATGGGGATGGCAAGGCAAAGGTGCCCAAAATAAAGCTGAAGCCCAGCTTTGGGCTCTCCCTCTCCAAACCCAAAGTTGGGGTGGAAGTCAACGGGGAGCTAGAGCCCTCAGCCAAGGAGGAAGGGGAGCTGGAGAAAGGCTCCAAGCTGAAGCTGCCCAAGCTGGGCTTCTCCAAGACCGAGGTCACGGACCTGGGCACCAGTGGGAAGGGATCAGCATCTCAGCTCAACGGGGAGGAGGGAGAACTTTCTCTGCAGAATGGCCCCCAGGACAGCAAGGCAAAGCTGGGCAAGATCAAGCTGCCCCAGGTTGAATTCTCCTCCCCGTATAAGGCAGCAGAGATGGACCCTGAAATGAACCTCAAGCTGGTGAGGACGGAGGAGGCCAAGGATGAGGCTCACATCAGCACCTTCATGGCTCTCAAGGCGGCCAAGTTCAAGTCCCCCAAGATCACGTTCTCAGGTTTCAAGAAGAAAGAAGGGGAACACGCCGGGAATGTGGTCTCTTCGGCTGCCAGGACAGAGATGGCCTTGTTGGAAAAGGGGGAGAGGGATCAAGATGCCAAGCCAGAGACGTCCAAGGTCTCGCTGGGCTTCACCTCCAAGTCGAAGGGGGAATACAATGTGGAGAGAGGCGAGCTGGATGGCAGAGAGAAATCCCCTAAGTTCAAGTTCCCTAAGCTGGCCTTCAGCCCCAAAACCAGAGGAGTGCTAGAAGTCACTTCCGagcagcaggagagagggggctcctcccagggggaaggagagaaggggcCGGGAGCACTGGAGGGATTCAAGATTCGGACGCCCAAGCTGGGTTTCTCCactcagctggaggagcagatcCCAGAAGAGGGAGGGGGCCAAGTGAAGCCAATCAAGGGTGAGGTGATGGTGGGGAAATCGTCCCCCATATGA